From the Methanomicrobia archaeon genome, the window CTAAACCGGATTATGTCCTCTTCGACAGGGATACAACAGCCATTATATTCGGTAACCAGCAAGCGGCAGTCCAGCGAATGCTCGATTTCGACTATCTTTCGAGAAGGGAGAAGCCATCAGTAGCTGCGGTGATAAACCCGAGTGGCGGCAGCAGAGAGCTGATGAAGGTATTCTTTGGCGGTACGGAGATCGTTATACCAGTATACAACACGCTCGAAGCCGCCGCGAAAGAGCATCCGGAGGTCGATGTGGTCGTCAACTTCGCCTCGTTCCGCTCAGCTTATGCCGTTTCTGTTGAGGCGCTCAACCTGCCGAATATCAAGACGCTCGTCATCATTGCTGAGGGTGTGCCAGAGCGGCAGACGCGGGAACTCATTGCATTGGCCGAGAAGCAGGGGAAATGGATCATTGGACCTGCAACAGTCGGCGGTTTCGTGCCCGGAGCGTTTAAAATCGGCAATTCCGGTGGGGCTTTATCCAACCTCATCATGTCGAAACTGTACCGTGCGGGCAGCGTGGGCTTCGTCTCGAAGTCGGGCGGTATGCTGAACGAAATGGCAAATATGATCTCGCTCAATTCCGATGGGGTGTATGAGGGCATCGCGATCGGCGGCGATAAATATCCGGGCTCGACACTCCTTGACCACCTGCTCCGCTACGAGCAGAATCCTGAGATAAAGATGATGGTTGTGCTCGGTGAGGTAGGCGGTAAGGACGAGTACGAGATAGTAGACGCGCTAAAGGCCGGTAAGATAACCAAGCCGTTGATCGCGTGGGTTACCGGCACCTCGGCAAAGGTCTTCCCGACCGAAGTGCAGTTTGGTCACGCAGGCGCGATGGCTCGCGGCGCGGCTGAGACTGCAGACGCCAAGAACGCGGCACTGAAAGAGGCGGGCGCGTATGTACCCACTTCGTACGACGATTTCGGCGAGCTTATCCGTACGGTCTATGGAGATCTCAAAGCGAAAGGGGTCATAGAAGAGAAGGTCGAGGTAGGGCCGCAAGAAATGCCCGTGGATTACAATCCAAAGTTCATGCGTCGGCCCACCAATATTATGAGCAGCATCTCGGACGACCGCGGTGAGGAGCTGCTTTATGCCGGCGTGCCGATCAGCAAAGTAATCCGGGAGGGATACAGCCTCGGCGACGTTATCTCGTTACTGTGGTTTAAGAAACGCCTGCCGAAGTACGTTACCGACTTCTTAGAGCTTGCGCTGAGGATAACCGCAGACCACGGGCCCTGCGTCAGTGCGGCGCATAATGCGATCGTAACCGCGAGCGCAGGCAAGGACCTCACAGCGGCAGTGGCATCGGGCGTGCTGACCATCGGGCCACGGTTTGGCGGTGCGATCGATGACGCTGCGCGTTACTTCAAGGACGCACTTGAACGGGGGTTAACGCCACGGCAGTTCGTAGACGATATGAAGGCCAGGAACATCAATATCCCGGGCATAGGCCACCGGATAAAGAGCGTGCAGAACCCGGACATGCGCGTAAAGCTGCTGGAAGAATGGGCGTTCACGAATCTACCAAAGCACGAGCTGCTCGATTACGCACTCGAAGTGGAGCAGATAACGACTGCGAAGCGAAACAATCTCATATTGAACGTCGACGGCTGCGTCGGTATCGTGTTTGTGGATATCCTGCGCTCGACCGGGATCTACAGCGAGGCGGAGATCGACGAGATTATCAACATAGGCACACTCAACGGCATCTTCGTCCTTGGCCGGACGATTGGTATGATCGGGCACTTCCTGGACCAGAAACGGCTCCATTCCCGATTGTACCGGCATCCGTGGGACGACGTGCTCTATATGCTGCCCGAAGAGGACGAGGTGCTGAAATATCGCGGTGCTGAAGAATAATTTATGGAAAAAGGAGCGAGAAGAAGGAAAAATGGCTGAAAAAATCCAGATGAAGACTCCGTTGGTAGAGATGGACGGAGACGAGATGACGAGGGTATTGTGGGGCATGGTGAAGGAGAAGCTGCTGCTTCCCTACATTGCCCTCAAGACCGAGTATTACGACCTTGCACTCGAGAAGCGTGACGAGACCGAGGATCAGATAACCATCGATGCTGCAGAAGCGATCAAGAAGTACTACGTGGGTGTGAAGTGCGCGACGATCACGCCCAATGCGGCACGGGTCAAGGAATACAACCTTAAAGAGGAATGGAAGAGCCCGAACGGCACCATTCGCGCGATATTAGACGGCACGGTCTTCAGGGCGCCGATCATGGTGAAGAACATCAAACCCGCGGTGCGCAACTGGACGAAACCGATCCACATCGGCAGGCATGCGTACGGCGACGTGTACAAGAACGTGGAGTACCGGGTTGAGGGGCCCGGTAAGGCTGAACTGGTCTTCACGAATGAGACCGGCCTGGAAGTGCGGCACATCATCCAGAAGTTCAAAGGGCCTGGTATCGTGCAGGGCATCCACAACCTTGACGACTCGATAACGAGCTTTGCGGAGGCCTGCTTCGCCTACGCCTTGGACCAGAAGGTAGATCTCTGGTTCGGCACCAAAGACACCATCTCAAAGACCTACGACTATAACTTCAAGCGCATATTTGAAGAGATCTACGAGGCAAAGTATAAAGCGGAGTTCGAGGCGGCCGGGATTGAGTATTTCTACACGCTCATCGACGATATCGTGGCGCGGATCATCAGATCGGAGGGCGGTATGCTCTGGGCGTTGAAGAACTACGACGGCGACGTGATGTCGGACATGCTCGCTTCGTCGTATGGCAGTCTTGCCATGATGACGTCCGTGTTGGTCTCGCCGCATGGGTATTTCGAGTACGAGGCGGCGCACGGCACCGTCCAGAAGCATTATTATAAACACCTCAAGGGCGAGAAGACCTCGACCAACTCCGTCGCGATCATCTTCGCGTGGACGGGCGCGTTACGGAAGCGTGGCGAGCTGGACGAGATACCGGAACTCGGCGAGTTCGCGGATAAGTTAGAGGCTGCAACGGTAAAGACGATCGAGGACGGAATAATGACCGGTGACCTCGCGCGACTAGCGGAGCCAGCGGCCAAAAAAGTAGTGTACACCGAGGAGTTTATTGATGAGGTGGCAAGGTGGCTTGAGGGAGCGTAGCTTGACGGTCTGAAAAACAGTCCCGCACGCGATGAGCGGGGGAATAGTTTAAGTTCAAGTTTAAGGATGGAGATCTCCGCAAAGGGTCGGATCTGGCAAGCATAGACGGATTCGTGGGATATCATACATTAACCATATCGCTTAGTGGGTTCCATCTACCCGGTATGTTTATATATCGCCGTACTCAATCTTATTTTGGGCAATAGGAAATGATAGTGCTTACTGGACAGAGATCTACACGCATATGAGTGCCAAAAATATAGGAAAGATCAAAGGTCCATTAGATCGCTTGTTTAAGAACAAGGGAGGAGAAGGTGGAAGAGGATGAGAGGAAGAAAATGTGGGGAGATTGCTGGTTCAGCCAGAGGGATGTATATCCGCAGTACTGCAGATATACCGGAGTTGGGCGAAACACGCCAAGTAAGGAGGTAATTAAATGTCTAACAAAGAAAAACAACTATGCTTTGTGATAGGTCCAATCGGTGAAGAAGGAACTGATACTCGACATCGTTCAGACCAGGTGCTGAAACATATTATTACGCCAGCCGCAGAAGAATGTGGTTATAAAACTATTCGTGCGGATAGTATATCAGAGCCTGGTATGATTACATCTCAAGTAATCCAACACTTACTAGATGATGCATTGGTTATTGCGGACCTCACTGGACGCAATCCCAATGTCTTTTATGAACTTGCCGTTCGCCACGCTATAAGGAAGCCCATAGTTCAAATAATACAAATAGGTGAACCTATTCCTTTCGACGTTGCTCAGAGCAGGACTATACAAGTCGATCACCATGATTTAGATAGTGTGGCTCGTTGTCGAGACGATTTGATAAAACAGATTCGTTCTGTTGAAAAAGACCCCGGCAAAGTTGATACCCCGATATCTATGGCTATTGACATGAAGACATTACGTCAAAGTGAAAATCCATTGGAAAAAAGCAGTGCAGACATCATCATGATGCTTCAGGATATCCGGACTAGGATTGAGGAATTAGGTGAAACTAGACGTACAAGAATAGACCCTAGGATGATAGAGGAGTTTCTAATGTATTATGATAAACTATCATCTGTACTTGAGTTACCAGAAGATAAGAAACCAACTCGTATGCAATTCGAAGAAGCTCAAATGCTTTTAAGACGCATAGAACGAACTATGCATATGTTTTTGATGGAATCGGGAATGCCACCTAGAATGATTGAAGATTTCATGAATAAATTAATGATGAGACGGAAGCTCGAATAAATTTGGCGTGCATCGCCTAACACAGCATATACACTTCGGGACATTGCTCCCTTCGGTCGCAACGTCGTATATGCTGGTACCGTTATAGGAGCTTCCAAGTGATTCGTTAATCGCAGAACCCGCAAGCATTATGGAATTGATAGGATGGCCTCTTTTGACCCGACCCTGACTTTAAACGAAACGAATCTTTAGAAATTTTCGAATGACACGCACGAACCGTTAGGCTAGAAGAAATCCATGTCTTCCAACTGCTCTCTCGGTTCCTTCATACCGATGACCACCACGGTATCGCCTTCCGGCCCGACACTCGATTTTACCGGTTCGCTTCAAACGTTCGCACTCATAGAAATCCCAACGTACCGGTGGTTACCAAATCGATGAGATAAAGCGCCGTAATGAGCAGCGGCTGATGTATCAGATAAATGAGCAGCGAATGCCTGCCCAGGAAGCGGAGTAATCGAATACCCTCCACTTGAGAGCGATCGTGAAGTTTAAAGCCCCGTGTATAGTTCGTATAGAGCGAATTACCGAGAAACACGCCGATCAGCACGACGCCGAGCCAGGGCAAGATCGGGAAGTAATCAACGGAATGAAACTTGTCTGGCGTAACGCCTAACCACAGCAGCCACGGCAGCGTAACCGTAATGCTCTTCACGTACATGCCCAGCGCGACGAGACCGAGACCGAGCACGAGATTCCCGTACCGGAGCTTCACAACGGGATACGCCACTATAATCGAAATCCCTATACAATGCAGGATCCCCCAGACCACAAACCCGTCCCTCAGAAAGATCCGGGTCATAGCAGTGATAACCAGACCCCACGCGAAAATCTTTGAGCCGCGTGTGAGATATTTCCGGTACAGCTTCTGCTGCTCGGGCTTCTTCACGTGCTGCAGTGCGCGTGAGTAGCTCAGCGTGAGCGAGATGCCCACCAGCAGCAGGAAGATGGTTGCGGTCGCACGTGCAAAGTAGAACCAAAAGCCTGCCTTGACATCAAAAGTGGCGATCCCGAAATAATCGAGATCAAACAGTACATGGAACGCGATCATCATGAGTATCGCGATGCCACGCAGCGCATCAAGTTCCCAGAGCCGCTCGTCCATAGTCCGTGTCATTTTACGTGCAGTACAGCGTGATTACGTTTATTTAAGATTAAGACAAGGGGGGATAGATAGTATATGTATGTAGCACTGAGGTGGCGCATAAGGTAATCACAATTTGTCGGGAACGATTCCACCATTTTCCGCGGTCTCACGCATAATCTTTGACGAGCCTTTTACCCGCATAATGTCCAGATTGAACTGCCGCGCGAATCGTTTTACCGTCAGGGCGTACTCTCTGTCCATCAAATCCGCGGTGGTATACCAGATCTTCACGACCCGGAAATAATGGTCTTTCATAAGCTGCAGGATACGCTGTGTATCGCCGACCGTATCATGTCGGTTCGACGACCGCCCGGTCGTGGCACTGCCGGACGATTCTAAAATTACCTGTGGCTCTCCTGCGAGTGCCGCGCCCACAGGGGTCATGAAGAACGTCCCTGCTTCTTCATGCCGTAACGACTGTACCCTCTGTTTACCAAGTGCGATCTCGATACAGTTGTTCAGTATCTCCCCGGTGCTGTCACGCGGAATGAGCACCGGCACCGGAGTCTCGCTAATGACTCGTTCCATTGCTCCCGGTGAGCAGCCACACAAGCCGTAGCCCAGCACAATGACCTCTGCCACCGAACTCATGTGCCGTATACCGTCTTCAATCACCTTCAGGAGTTCTTCTGGGTACGTGTGCAATCGCAATTCCAGTACGGTAACAATCACCGAATCCGTGAGCGCACGCTCGCGAATCTCCCGCGCGATCTTCTCCCGCGCGTTCACTTTTACTACGAGCCCGTCGTCCGCCGCGAACGCACGTGAAAAGCGGTCGATCACCTGGGTATACGGAACGACGGTCACAGAATTTACTTTTTCAGGCAGCACGAAGAAGACGTCGTGCACACCGGTCTCTCGAACCAGATCCAGTATCTCTTTCCGTAAAATCTCGCAGGTGATAATGCCGATATGCATAATAGCATCTTCGTTATTACGCTCATAAATAGATAAAAAGAACCAAAACGGAGGAATCAAGCGCGAACAAACAAAACAAGTTACGTTACTTCCTCCACCAGTTCCACGCCGTATTCGGCCTGCAGGAACGCGAATACGTCCTCGCGGTTTATTCGCTGCTTCATCGGCAGCTTCTTCTTCTGGATCTTTCGCTCTTTTATCCGGTACCCCGGCCGCTTCAGCGAGACACAGATGTCCATGCCGTAGATACCGACGTTCGGGTCGTACCGTATGCCGAAGTCCGTATGCTCAGCAACGCCGAAAGAGAAATTACCGAACGTGTCAAACTGACTCTTAAAAAGCCGATTCTCTATATTGAAACACCGTTTAAGGAAATCCTGCGCTCGATCACCGCGTAACGTGACCTTACACGCAATCGCTTCGTTCTTCTTTATACTGAACGGCTGTAGGGTTTTCTTCGCCGTTCGCTTTATCGATTTCTGACCCACGAGTTCGTCTAACAGCTTCTCTGCCTTCGCTAGCTTCTCGCCGCTCTCGCCTACGCTCATGTTCACCACGACCTTATCCAACTCTATCCTCCGCATCGGATTTTCTGTCATTTCCTCTCTCCTATCTTCTCCTTGTATGTCCGTTTATTTACTTCGTCACGCATGCTTACTTACAATGCACTCAATCCCGGCACTTCGATCTTCTTATCGCCAATGACGAACACGGTATCTTCACGGCTCTCGAAGGTCTCTTCGTTCTCGCTGGACTTTATCCGCACGACATTCGGCTGCGGACTGTGCACCTTCCTTATCTCCTCGATTACGCCCGTCTGCGCAGAATGCTTACCACCGATCACGACCACGTTACTCCCTTCCTGGTACGCAAAGTGCTTCAAGATCTTATTATCAGGAATGGAGACCAACAACGAGTCGTGTGTCTTTATTTCCGCACCTGCCTCTCCGGGCAGAACGTTCCGGCCATCGTGCAAGTTCAGTTGTATCGCGCCATCCTTTATCATTCTCTTTCCGTTCACTCTGCAGAGTTTCTTCGATGCCGACCTCGTATTCAGCTTCACCAACGATAGCTTATCCTTCTTGTCTAAGAGCACCAGATAGTGCGCCTTTAGCAGAGGAATGGAAAGGATATCAAAGACGCCCACGGGGAACTTACGATCTTTCCTCACTTTGCCATTGACCATCACGTTGCCCTCGTTCAATATCCGTTTCGCTTCTCTGCTATTGTCCGCTAACTGCAGCATGTCACGCACGATCAGTAGCAAAGGCATGCTCCGCTCCCGTGGATGCGGTCCCTGTCTTGGCCGCACCGCCCAGCGTGACGTCTTCCGCTCTATCTTCCAGCTACGAGGTGCAGCTATTCGCTTTTGATGCTTTCCCATTTTTTATCCTGTTCTCCTATCACCATAAGTATTTATTCGTTTACGCATAAGCATGTTTCACCAGATCTTCCGCCTTCTCTTCAAACTCCGCCTGCGCTCTCGGACTTGAAGTCGGCTTCACGATCTTTATCGCAGCTTCAAAATGCTGCTTCTTTATCACGATGTTCTTCATCGCTTCCCCTATGTGCTCTTCCGTTATGCCGGACGCGAGGAACTCACGCAACGCAGCCATCACCGCTTCCTTAACAATAGCCGCTATATCTGCGCCGACGTACGTATCGGTCATTTTCGCTAGCGCTTCGACCGTTATGTCATCTTCCAGCGGCTTGCCACGTAAATGCACCGTGAAAATCTCCCGCCTCGCCGCTTCATCCGGTACCTGGATGTAAATCAACCGATCAAGCCTGCCGGGTCTGAGCAATGCAGGATCTACCATGTCTGGCCGATTGGTCGCTGCTAAGACGATCACGTCCTTCAGCTCCTCCAGGCCGTCCATCTCCATCAATATCTGAGAAACGACGCGCTCGGTCACATGCGAGTCATAACTGCCTCCGCGCACCGGCGCGATCGAATCGATCTCGTCCAGAAAGATCATACAGGGCGCAGCTTGCTTTGCCTTTCTGAACACCTCGCGAACCGCGCGCTCGGATTCTCCCACCCATTTCGACAGAAGTTCCGGCCCTTTTATCGAGATGAAATTCGCCTCACTCTCGTTTGCCACTGCCTTTGCCAGCATCGTCTTCCCGGTGCCCGGCGCTCCAAAGAGAATGATACCTTTTGGCGGTTTTGTATTTAACTGCGAGAAAATCTCCGAGTACTTCAGTGGCCACTCCACGACCTCCTTTAATTCCTGCTTCACGCGTTCCAAACCGCCAATGTCCTCCCACTTCACGTTCGGCACTTCCACAAAAACCTCCCGCAACGCGGAAGGCTCCGAGTTCTTCAACGCCTCACTGAAATCCTCTTTTGAAACGGTTAGTCGTTCCATCACTTCTGGTGGGATGTCCTTCTCTATATCGATTTCCGGCAGTATTTTCCGTAACGCGTGCATCGCAGCCTCTTTACAGAGCGTCGCGAGATCTGCACCGACGAAGCCGTGCGTGAGGTTCGCAACCTCCTTCAAATTAACATCCTCGGCCAGTGGCATTCCGCGCGTATGCACCTGCAGAATCTCGTCACGACCGTTCCGGTCAGGAATGCCGATCTCTATCTCGCGATCGAACCGTCCACCTCTTCGTAACGCCTCATCCAGTGCGTTCAATCGATTCGTCGCACCGATGACCACGACCTGTCCGCGCGATTCCAGACCGTCCATCAAGGAGAGCAGTTGCGCAACCACTCGCCGTTCCACTTCGCCGGTGGTCTCGCCTCGCTTCGGCGCTATTGAGTCCAGTTCATCAATAAAAATGATAGACGGCGCGTTCTTTTCCGCGTCCTCGAATATCTCACGCAGATGCCGTTCACTCTCACCATAGAATTTGCTCATGATCTCGGGCCCTGAAATCGAATGGAAATTGGCGTCGGTCTCGCTCGCGACGGCTTTCGCTATCATCGTCTTCCCAGTGCCCGGCGGGCCGTGCAGGAGAACGCCCTTTGGTGGATCGATTCCCAGCCGCTCGAACAGTTCAGGATGCCGAAGCGGGAGCTCGATCATCTCCCGAATCATTCCTATCTCTCGTTTCAGGCCGCCGATGTCCTCATAGCTCACACGCGGCACGCCGATCTTCTCCTCACGCGCCTTACGCAGCACGATCTCCGTATCGATATTCGGAATTACCGTGCCCAGAGGAACGGTGTTCGTAACAACAAAAGTAACCGGATTGCCCAACAATTCAATCCGTATGATCTGCCCCTTGGTAATGGGCACGCCTTTCAATCTGCTCAATAAGTAACGCTCGCCACCTGCGATTCGGATCGGCTGTGTGGGCGCAAGGGTGATTCTTTTCGCCTCTTTCGCCTTCGTCTGTTTTACCCTGACCTTATCATCGATGGCGACGCCCGCATTGTTCCGGA encodes:
- a CDS encoding ATP citrate synthase — protein: MAKPDYVLFDRDTTAIIFGNQQAAVQRMLDFDYLSRREKPSVAAVINPSGGSRELMKVFFGGTEIVIPVYNTLEAAAKEHPEVDVVVNFASFRSAYAVSVEALNLPNIKTLVIIAEGVPERQTRELIALAEKQGKWIIGPATVGGFVPGAFKIGNSGGALSNLIMSKLYRAGSVGFVSKSGGMLNEMANMISLNSDGVYEGIAIGGDKYPGSTLLDHLLRYEQNPEIKMMVVLGEVGGKDEYEIVDALKAGKITKPLIAWVTGTSAKVFPTEVQFGHAGAMARGAAETADAKNAALKEAGAYVPTSYDDFGELIRTVYGDLKAKGVIEEKVEVGPQEMPVDYNPKFMRRPTNIMSSISDDRGEELLYAGVPISKVIREGYSLGDVISLLWFKKRLPKYVTDFLELALRITADHGPCVSAAHNAIVTASAGKDLTAAVASGVLTIGPRFGGAIDDAARYFKDALERGLTPRQFVDDMKARNINIPGIGHRIKSVQNPDMRVKLLEEWAFTNLPKHELLDYALEVEQITTAKRNNLILNVDGCVGIVFVDILRSTGIYSEAEIDEIINIGTLNGIFVLGRTIGMIGHFLDQKRLHSRLYRHPWDDVLYMLPEEDEVLKYRGAEE
- a CDS encoding NADP-dependent isocitrate dehydrogenase, whose translation is MAEKIQMKTPLVEMDGDEMTRVLWGMVKEKLLLPYIALKTEYYDLALEKRDETEDQITIDAAEAIKKYYVGVKCATITPNAARVKEYNLKEEWKSPNGTIRAILDGTVFRAPIMVKNIKPAVRNWTKPIHIGRHAYGDVYKNVEYRVEGPGKAELVFTNETGLEVRHIIQKFKGPGIVQGIHNLDDSITSFAEACFAYALDQKVDLWFGTKDTISKTYDYNFKRIFEEIYEAKYKAEFEAAGIEYFYTLIDDIVARIIRSEGGMLWALKNYDGDVMSDMLASSYGSLAMMTSVLVSPHGYFEYEAAHGTVQKHYYKHLKGEKTSTNSVAIIFAWTGALRKRGELDEIPELGEFADKLEAATVKTIEDGIMTGDLARLAEPAAKKVVYTEEFIDEVARWLEGA
- a CDS encoding DUF1624 domain-containing protein, encoding MTRTMDERLWELDALRGIAILMMIAFHVLFDLDYFGIATFDVKAGFWFYFARATATIFLLLVGISLTLSYSRALQHVKKPEQQKLYRKYLTRGSKIFAWGLVITAMTRIFLRDGFVVWGILHCIGISIIVAYPVVKLRYGNLVLGLGLVALGMYVKSITVTLPWLLWLGVTPDKFHSVDYFPILPWLGVVLIGVFLGNSLYTNYTRGFKLHDRSQVEGIRLLRFLGRHSLLIYLIHQPLLITALYLIDLVTTGTLGFL
- a CDS encoding DUF1638 domain-containing protein, whose amino-acid sequence is MHIGIITCEILRKEILDLVRETGVHDVFFVLPEKVNSVTVVPYTQVIDRFSRAFAADDGLVVKVNAREKIAREIRERALTDSVIVTVLELRLHTYPEELLKVIEDGIRHMSSVAEVIVLGYGLCGCSPGAMERVISETPVPVLIPRDSTGEILNNCIEIALGKQRVQSLRHEEAGTFFMTPVGAALAGEPQVILESSGSATTGRSSNRHDTVGDTQRILQLMKDHYFRVVKIWYTTADLMDREYALTVKRFARQFNLDIMRVKGSSKIMRETAENGGIVPDKL
- a CDS encoding 50S ribosomal protein L5, translated to MTENPMRRIELDKVVVNMSVGESGEKLAKAEKLLDELVGQKSIKRTAKKTLQPFSIKKNEAIACKVTLRGDRAQDFLKRCFNIENRLFKSQFDTFGNFSFGVAEHTDFGIRYDPNVGIYGMDICVSLKRPGYRIKERKIQKKKLPMKQRINREDVFAFLQAEYGVELVEEVT
- a CDS encoding 30S ribosomal protein S4e gives rise to the protein MGKHQKRIAAPRSWKIERKTSRWAVRPRQGPHPRERSMPLLLIVRDMLQLADNSREAKRILNEGNVMVNGKVRKDRKFPVGVFDILSIPLLKAHYLVLLDKKDKLSLVKLNTRSASKKLCRVNGKRMIKDGAIQLNLHDGRNVLPGEAGAEIKTHDSLLVSIPDNKILKHFAYQEGSNVVVIGGKHSAQTGVIEEIRKVHSPQPNVVRIKSSENEETFESREDTVFVIGDKKIEVPGLSAL
- a CDS encoding CDC48 family AAA ATPase, with the translated sequence MGNEEEKSLILRVAEAYHRDAGRWIARLDTETMRALGLIPGDVIEIEGRSVATAIVHPAYSPDSGKSIIRIDGNIRNNAGVAIDDKVRVKQTKAKEAKRITLAPTQPIRIAGGERYLLSRLKGVPITKGQIIRIELLGNPVTFVVTNTVPLGTVIPNIDTEIVLRKAREEKIGVPRVSYEDIGGLKREIGMIREMIELPLRHPELFERLGIDPPKGVLLHGPPGTGKTMIAKAVASETDANFHSISGPEIMSKFYGESERHLREIFEDAEKNAPSIIFIDELDSIAPKRGETTGEVERRVVAQLLSLMDGLESRGQVVVIGATNRLNALDEALRRGGRFDREIEIGIPDRNGRDEILQVHTRGMPLAEDVNLKEVANLTHGFVGADLATLCKEAAMHALRKILPEIDIEKDIPPEVMERLTVSKEDFSEALKNSEPSALREVFVEVPNVKWEDIGGLERVKQELKEVVEWPLKYSEIFSQLNTKPPKGIILFGAPGTGKTMLAKAVANESEANFISIKGPELLSKWVGESERAVREVFRKAKQAAPCMIFLDEIDSIAPVRGGSYDSHVTERVVSQILMEMDGLEELKDVIVLAATNRPDMVDPALLRPGRLDRLIYIQVPDEAARREIFTVHLRGKPLEDDITVEALAKMTDTYVGADIAAIVKEAVMAALREFLASGITEEHIGEAMKNIVIKKQHFEAAIKIVKPTSSPRAQAEFEEKAEDLVKHAYA